From a single Micromonospora sp. WMMD1102 genomic region:
- a CDS encoding FAD-dependent oxidoreductase has protein sequence MPAATDVVIVGGGLAGLAAARRLHRAGTPWLLVESADRLGGRVGTDAVDGYLIDRGFQVVNTGYPRLSALADLTSLGLGYFTQGVLVRRGGALHRLAHPLRDPLGAARTVLTDLTDGGVGRAGSGVGRLGDRLRLAALAARCAGHPVDRLLAAPETSTETALRRAGLSDRIVEELVRPFLSGVFGERELATSSRVSALIVRSFVRGRLGLPAAGIGAVPAAVAAPLPESLIALGVAATSVRPGQVSSTAGPVRCRAVLVGTDPATATTLLPSLDRVRMHTLTTYYHSTAEPPLDEPILLLDGDRRELVANTVVVSRAAPTYAPAGRHLVATSVAGPMVPPEPVVRVELARLYGRPVDDWAHLTTVTVPAALPAAPPPQGRLRRPVVIGDGVFVAGDHRASPSVQGALASGWRAAGAVLDYLGR, from the coding sequence CTGCCGGCGGCCACCGACGTGGTGATCGTCGGCGGCGGCCTAGCCGGGCTGGCCGCCGCCCGCCGGCTGCACCGGGCCGGCACGCCCTGGCTGCTGGTCGAGTCGGCCGACCGGCTCGGCGGCCGGGTCGGCACCGACGCGGTGGACGGTTACCTGATCGACCGCGGGTTCCAGGTGGTGAACACCGGCTACCCCCGGCTGTCGGCCCTGGCCGACCTGACCTCGCTCGGACTCGGCTACTTCACCCAGGGCGTCCTGGTGCGCCGGGGCGGGGCCCTGCACCGGCTGGCGCACCCGCTGCGGGACCCGCTCGGCGCCGCCCGTACGGTGCTGACCGACCTCACGGACGGCGGTGTGGGGCGGGCGGGCAGTGGCGTCGGGCGGCTCGGTGACCGGCTCCGGCTCGCCGCCCTGGCGGCCCGCTGTGCGGGCCACCCGGTGGACCGGCTGCTCGCGGCGCCGGAGACCAGCACCGAGACGGCGCTGCGCCGGGCCGGGCTCTCCGACCGGATCGTCGAGGAACTCGTCCGGCCGTTCCTCTCCGGCGTCTTCGGGGAGCGGGAGCTGGCCACCTCCAGCCGGGTCTCCGCGCTGATCGTCCGGTCGTTCGTCCGGGGCCGGCTCGGGCTGCCGGCGGCCGGTATCGGGGCCGTACCGGCGGCGGTCGCCGCACCGCTGCCGGAGTCGCTGATCGCGCTCGGCGTCGCCGCCACCTCGGTACGCCCCGGGCAGGTGTCCAGCACAGCCGGCCCGGTCCGCTGCCGGGCGGTACTCGTCGGCACCGACCCGGCCACCGCGACCACCCTGCTGCCGTCCCTCGACCGCGTGCGCATGCACACCCTGACCACCTACTACCACTCGACGGCCGAGCCGCCGCTGGACGAGCCGATCCTGCTGCTCGACGGGGACCGGCGGGAGCTGGTGGCGAACACGGTGGTGGTCAGTCGCGCCGCGCCGACCTACGCCCCGGCCGGGCGGCACCTGGTGGCGACCTCGGTGGCCGGCCCGATGGTCCCACCCGAACCGGTGGTACGGGTCGAACTGGCTCGGCTCTACGGCCGCCCGGTCGACGACTGGGCGCACCTGACCACCGTCACGGTGCCGGCGGCGCTGCCGGCCGCGCCGCCACCGCAGGGGCGGCTGCGCAGACCGGTGGTGATCGGGGACGGGGTGTTCGTGGCCGGGGACCACCGGGCGAGCCCGTCCGTGCAGGGTGCCCTGGCCAGCGGCTGGCGGGCGGCCGGGGCGGTTCTGGACTACCTGGGTCGCTGA
- a CDS encoding MMPL family transporter, which produces MAGSRRRAAMLLAALAVVGWLAVGAVSIRYPGRLGEVATNDNAAFLPADAEATRAERLAAGFVERQTLPALVVYVRDAGVTDADRQRASADAARFAAVPGVVAPLPPPMPSTDGKALQVIVPVDNAEGDRTREVVAELRRIAGKGDAGQVVVVGGPAGLLGDLIEVFSSIDGPLLLVTLVVVLVILLIVYRSPVLWIIPLLAAGLSYALATLAVYFLARSDVITLNGQAQGILTVLVFGAGTDYALLLIARYREELCRHHDTVSAMLAAWRGAAPAIFASGGTVIAGLLTLLLSSLSSNQALGPVAAVGIGATLVVMLTFLPALLLLGGRWAFWPRSPYVQHAASVGRLWKPVAHFVARRARLVWVVTTLALIALGFGLTQLGATRLDQSELFTNRTDSVIAEEVIEQHYPGGLGSPVTIFPLAGAAERVAEAAGGVPGIAQVRTVPAGDPNATGSEVTPGGPGAPGAPGGPGAPGASGGPPKVVDGRVQLQATLTAPADSAEAEQTVRELRIAVHAVPGADAVVGGSTAVGVDTADASTRDRNVIIPVVLGVIAVILALLLRALLAPVLLILTVVLSFLATLGLCAFLFRYAFGFPGVDASFPLFAFVFLVALGIDYNIFLMSRVREESVRQGTRSGVLRGLVVTGGVITSAGFVLAATFSALAVLPLVILIELGLAVALGVLLDTIVVRSLLVPALTYDIGPAVWWPSRLSRVTGHPDRAPVTGHPDRE; this is translated from the coding sequence ATGGCTGGATCGCGACGCCGCGCCGCCATGCTGCTCGCCGCCCTGGCCGTGGTCGGCTGGCTGGCGGTGGGCGCGGTGTCGATCCGCTACCCGGGCCGGCTCGGCGAGGTCGCCACCAACGACAACGCCGCGTTCCTACCGGCGGACGCCGAAGCCACCCGGGCCGAGCGACTGGCCGCCGGATTCGTCGAACGGCAGACCCTGCCGGCCCTGGTCGTCTACGTCCGGGACGCCGGGGTCACCGACGCCGACCGGCAGCGGGCCAGTGCGGACGCGGCCCGGTTCGCCGCCGTACCAGGGGTGGTCGCACCGCTGCCGCCGCCGATGCCGAGCACCGACGGCAAGGCCCTCCAGGTGATCGTGCCGGTGGACAACGCCGAGGGCGACCGGACCCGCGAGGTGGTCGCCGAACTGCGCCGGATCGCCGGGAAGGGCGACGCCGGCCAGGTCGTCGTGGTCGGCGGCCCGGCCGGACTGCTCGGCGACCTGATCGAGGTCTTCTCGTCGATCGACGGCCCGCTGCTGCTGGTCACCCTCGTCGTGGTACTCGTAATCCTGCTGATCGTCTATCGCAGCCCGGTGCTCTGGATCATCCCGCTGCTCGCCGCCGGCCTCTCCTACGCGCTCGCCACCCTGGCGGTCTACTTCCTGGCCAGGTCCGACGTGATCACCCTGAACGGGCAGGCCCAGGGCATCCTCACCGTGCTGGTCTTCGGCGCCGGCACCGACTACGCGCTGCTGCTGATCGCCCGCTACCGCGAGGAGCTGTGCCGGCACCACGACACCGTCAGCGCGATGCTCGCCGCCTGGCGGGGTGCCGCGCCGGCCATCTTCGCCTCCGGCGGCACGGTGATCGCCGGGCTGCTCACCCTGCTGCTGTCCAGCCTCAGCTCCAACCAGGCGCTCGGGCCGGTCGCTGCGGTCGGCATCGGCGCCACCCTGGTGGTGATGCTCACCTTCCTGCCCGCGCTGCTGCTGCTCGGCGGGCGGTGGGCATTCTGGCCCCGGTCGCCGTACGTCCAGCACGCCGCCTCGGTCGGTCGGCTGTGGAAACCGGTCGCGCACTTCGTTGCCCGGCGGGCCAGGCTGGTCTGGGTGGTCACCACCCTGGCCCTGATCGCGCTCGGCTTCGGCCTGACCCAGCTCGGCGCCACCCGGCTCGACCAGTCGGAGCTGTTCACCAACCGGACCGACTCGGTGATCGCCGAGGAGGTGATCGAACAGCACTATCCCGGCGGGCTGGGCAGCCCGGTCACCATCTTCCCGCTGGCCGGCGCGGCCGAGCGGGTGGCGGAGGCGGCCGGCGGCGTCCCGGGGATCGCGCAGGTGCGCACCGTCCCGGCCGGCGACCCCAACGCGACCGGCTCGGAAGTCACGCCGGGCGGTCCGGGCGCGCCGGGTGCACCGGGCGGTCCAGGTGCGCCGGGTGCGTCCGGCGGGCCGCCGAAGGTGGTGGACGGACGGGTCCAGCTCCAGGCCACCCTGACCGCGCCGGCCGACAGCGCCGAGGCGGAGCAGACGGTACGCGAGCTGCGGATCGCCGTACACGCCGTGCCGGGCGCCGACGCGGTGGTCGGCGGGTCGACGGCGGTCGGGGTGGACACCGCCGACGCCTCCACCCGGGACCGGAACGTGATCATCCCGGTGGTACTCGGGGTGATCGCGGTGATCCTGGCCCTGCTGCTCCGCGCCCTGCTCGCCCCGGTCCTGCTGATCCTCACCGTGGTGCTGTCGTTCCTGGCCACCCTCGGGCTCTGCGCGTTCCTCTTCCGGTACGCCTTCGGCTTCCCCGGCGTCGACGCGTCGTTCCCGCTCTTCGCCTTCGTCTTCCTGGTGGCGCTCGGCATCGACTACAACATCTTCCTGATGAGCCGGGTCCGGGAGGAGTCCGTGCGCCAGGGCACCCGGTCCGGGGTGCTGCGCGGGCTGGTGGTCACCGGTGGGGTGATCACCTCCGCCGGGTTCGTACTGGCGGCCACCTTCTCGGCCCTGGCCGTACTGCCGCTGGTGATCCTGATCGAACTCGGGCTGGCGGTCGCGCTCGGCGTACTGCTGGACACCATCGTCGTACGCTCGCTGCTGGTGCCGGCGCTGACCTACGACATCGGGCCGGCGGTCTGGTGGCCGTCCCGGCTCTCCCGGGTCACCGGCCACCCGGACCGGGCCCCGGTCACCGGCCACCCGGACCGGGAATGA
- a CDS encoding type II toxin-antitoxin system VapC family toxin, with translation MGKRRMIVVDASVLADALVDDGPVGDAARAELTGDPHWAAPSHLLVEVMSVIRGKVLGGKLGLARAQEAIGTLPSLVIDEVAIAMLLDRMWQLRGNVAAYDAAYVAAAELMACPLVTGDGRLAKASGVRCEFRLLAVS, from the coding sequence ATGGGGAAGCGCCGCATGATCGTCGTAGATGCGTCGGTTCTGGCCGACGCCCTGGTCGACGACGGGCCGGTCGGCGACGCGGCGCGGGCGGAGCTGACCGGTGATCCGCACTGGGCGGCACCGAGCCATCTTCTGGTCGAGGTCATGTCGGTGATCAGAGGCAAGGTCCTCGGTGGGAAGCTGGGCCTTGCCCGGGCTCAGGAGGCGATCGGCACCCTGCCCTCGTTGGTCATCGATGAGGTTGCCATCGCTATGCTGCTCGACCGGATGTGGCAGTTGCGGGGCAATGTCGCGGCGTACGACGCGGCTTACGTCGCGGCGGCGGAGTTGATGGCCTGCCCACTCGTGACCGGTGATGGTCGGCTCGCCAAGGCCAGCGGCGTCCGCTGCGAGTTCCGACTGCTCGCGGTGTCCTGA
- a CDS encoding GDSL-type esterase/lipase family protein, giving the protein MTEPPQAVRLGPDAAGVWRGSLAWTEEDGDWQPWRLPPDRVATAHAPELVERARMAAGVRAAVRTDATALELRIVASTDEVGALDVVVDGALWRREPLTGGTNTRHVPLPPGTKLVEAWLPQYGRTRIGPLHLHGAAVAEPAGRNDEIRWVTYGSSITQCRTAAGPSETWPALVARGLGWDLTCLGFGGECHLDPIAARAIAGRPADLISLCLGINVYGRGSFGPRTLAGQVSGFVQTIRDAHPSVPVVVISPIISPSRETRPNPAEMTLAAVREAVTCAVTTLQRYGDTRLHLVDGPSVLGPDDAHLLSDGLHPDADGYRLMAERLAPRLAAASRG; this is encoded by the coding sequence GTGACCGAGCCACCGCAGGCCGTCCGGTTGGGGCCGGACGCCGCCGGCGTCTGGCGGGGAAGCCTGGCCTGGACCGAGGAGGACGGGGACTGGCAGCCGTGGCGGCTGCCACCGGACCGGGTGGCGACCGCGCACGCACCCGAGCTGGTCGAGCGGGCCCGGATGGCGGCCGGGGTCCGGGCGGCCGTCCGGACCGATGCGACCGCGCTGGAGCTGCGGATCGTCGCCTCGACCGACGAGGTCGGTGCGCTGGACGTTGTCGTGGACGGCGCGCTGTGGCGGCGGGAGCCGCTGACCGGCGGAACGAACACCCGGCACGTCCCGTTGCCACCCGGGACGAAACTCGTCGAGGCATGGCTCCCGCAGTACGGCAGGACCCGGATCGGTCCGTTGCACCTGCACGGCGCCGCCGTCGCCGAACCCGCCGGCAGGAACGACGAGATCCGCTGGGTCACGTACGGCAGCTCGATCACCCAGTGCCGAACGGCCGCGGGGCCGAGCGAGACCTGGCCGGCCCTGGTGGCCCGGGGTCTGGGGTGGGACCTGACCTGCCTGGGATTCGGCGGGGAGTGCCACCTCGACCCGATCGCCGCAAGGGCGATCGCGGGACGTCCCGCGGACCTGATCTCGCTGTGTCTCGGCATCAACGTGTACGGGCGCGGGAGCTTCGGCCCTCGTACCCTGGCCGGCCAGGTGTCCGGGTTCGTCCAGACGATCCGCGACGCCCATCCCTCGGTACCCGTCGTGGTGATCTCGCCGATCATCTCGCCGAGCCGGGAGACGCGGCCCAACCCGGCGGAGATGACCCTCGCAGCTGTCCGGGAGGCGGTCACCTGCGCGGTGACCACGCTCCAGCGGTACGGGGACACCCGGCTGCACCTCGTCGACGGCCCGAGCGTCCTGGGCCCGGACGACGCGCACCTGCTGTCGGACGGCCTGCACCCGGACGCGGACGGCTACCGGCTGATGGCCGAGCGGCTCGCCCCGCGCCTGGCCGCCGCGAGCCGTGGCTGA
- a CDS encoding epoxide hydrolase family protein, whose amino-acid sequence MPDDSEIRPFRLDTPEEAVTDLHRRIAATRWPGRELVTDRSQGVQLATVQELARYWMTGHDWRAFEARLNALPQYTTEIDGVEIHFIHVRSRHENALPLVMTHGWPGSVVELLDTIGPLTDPTAHGGRAEDAFHLVLPSLPGYGFSGEPTELGWDSGRIALAWATLMARLDYPRYVAQGGDVGAAVTDAMGRQGPEGLLGIHLNLLAAALDIKDQLPAESEQERAARDAVDRFMTDGFGYFLEQATRPQTIGYSLLDSPVGLAAWMLDLDTDSYYKISRAFVDGEPVGNLTRETIVDNITLYWLTGTGASSARWYWEFARFQAAARAAGQAPPPVSVPVAFTTFPGEIWAAPRSWVETVYPSLAYFNEVGAGGHFAAWEEPDLFASELRAAFGPLRRS is encoded by the coding sequence GTGCCCGACGACAGCGAGATCCGCCCGTTCCGGCTCGACACGCCGGAAGAAGCCGTCACCGACCTGCACCGCCGGATCGCCGCCACCCGCTGGCCCGGCCGGGAGCTGGTCACCGACCGCTCCCAGGGCGTGCAGCTGGCGACGGTCCAGGAACTGGCCCGCTACTGGATGACCGGTCACGACTGGCGCGCCTTCGAGGCGAGGCTGAACGCCCTGCCGCAGTACACGACCGAAATCGACGGCGTCGAGATTCACTTCATCCACGTACGGTCGCGGCACGAAAATGCCCTGCCGCTGGTCATGACGCACGGCTGGCCGGGTTCGGTCGTCGAGTTGCTCGACACCATCGGTCCGCTCACCGATCCGACCGCGCACGGCGGGCGCGCCGAGGACGCTTTCCACCTCGTCCTGCCGTCACTTCCCGGCTACGGGTTCTCGGGTGAGCCGACCGAACTCGGCTGGGACTCCGGCCGTATCGCGCTGGCCTGGGCGACCTTGATGGCTCGGCTCGACTACCCCCGTTACGTCGCCCAGGGCGGTGACGTGGGCGCCGCGGTCACCGACGCCATGGGCCGGCAGGGACCCGAAGGTCTGCTCGGCATCCACCTGAATTTGCTCGCCGCGGCGCTCGACATCAAGGACCAGTTGCCGGCGGAGTCCGAGCAGGAACGCGCGGCGCGCGACGCGGTCGACAGGTTCATGACGGACGGCTTCGGCTACTTCCTGGAGCAGGCCACCCGGCCGCAGACGATCGGCTACTCCCTGCTGGACTCACCCGTCGGGCTGGCCGCCTGGATGCTGGACCTCGACACTGACAGCTACTACAAGATCTCCCGCGCGTTCGTCGACGGCGAGCCCGTCGGCAACCTCACCCGGGAGACCATCGTCGACAACATCACCCTGTACTGGCTGACCGGCACCGGCGCGTCGTCCGCCCGGTGGTACTGGGAGTTCGCACGGTTCCAGGCGGCGGCCCGGGCAGCCGGCCAGGCTCCGCCGCCGGTCTCGGTGCCGGTCGCCTTCACGACGTTCCCCGGCGAGATCTGGGCGGCTCCGCGCAGCTGGGTCGAGACGGTCTACCCCAGCCTCGCGTACTTCAACGAGGTCGGCGCCGGCGGCCACTTCGCCGCCTGGGAGGAACCCGACCTGTTCGCGAGCGAGCTGCGGGCCGCATTCGGGCCGCTACGGAGGTCCTGA
- a CDS encoding sulfatase-like hydrolase/transferase, with amino-acid sequence MSARPWPGFSTLPAADRAQRTGGKPRAQGAIPPHCAGTTENGVLGLTHARFGWDLLPGERHLARLLKEQGYATSLVGVQHESRVLPDEAVAGRLGFDDVRTGGRGEVVADRAIDRLARFAEVDRPFYLQVGFREPHRLPGHRDPWASWASSATTCRRTTSAGSPCPAISSTTRARGRNSRNSRAR; translated from the coding sequence GTGTCGGCGCGTCCATGGCCTGGATTTTCGACGCTTCCAGCGGCCGATCGCGCTCAACGTACCGGGGGGAAGCCTCGAGCCCAGGGCGCCATCCCGCCGCACTGCGCTGGTACGACCGAGAACGGGGTCCTCGGGCTGACGCACGCGCGGTTCGGCTGGGATCTGCTGCCCGGTGAGCGCCACCTGGCGCGCCTGCTCAAGGAGCAGGGGTACGCCACCTCGCTCGTCGGCGTACAGCACGAGTCGCGGGTCCTTCCCGACGAGGCGGTCGCCGGTCGGCTCGGCTTCGACGACGTGCGGACCGGTGGCCGGGGCGAGGTGGTGGCGGACCGGGCGATCGACCGGCTGGCCCGGTTCGCCGAGGTCGACCGGCCGTTCTACCTACAGGTCGGCTTCCGGGAGCCGCACCGGCTGCCCGGGCACCGGGACCCGTGGGCGTCATGGGCTTCGTCGGCGACCACATGTCGCCGTACGACGAGCGCGGGGTCACCGTGCCCGGCTATCTCGTCGACGACGCGAGCGCGCGGGAGGAACTCGCGGAACTCCAGGGCGCGGTGA
- a CDS encoding helix-turn-helix transcriptional regulator — protein MSEGVGWAAMRDRRMAEPGAAEAYDAARLAFELGRSVRELRERRGWSQTQLAKASGMTQSAVARFEAGGTVPTLTVLERLAAALDVSLKVGFEPRGEAA, from the coding sequence ATGAGCGAAGGTGTCGGTTGGGCCGCGATGCGGGACCGGCGGATGGCTGAGCCGGGTGCCGCTGAGGCGTACGACGCGGCGCGGCTGGCGTTTGAGCTCGGTCGTTCCGTTCGGGAGCTTCGTGAGCGCCGGGGCTGGAGCCAGACACAGCTGGCTAAGGCGTCGGGGATGACGCAGTCCGCGGTTGCCCGGTTCGAGGCCGGTGGGACCGTTCCGACCCTGACGGTGCTGGAGCGGTTGGCGGCGGCGCTGGATGTGAGTCTCAAGGTGGGTTTCGAGCCGCGCGGCGAGGCGGCTTGA
- a CDS encoding peptidylprolyl isomerase — protein sequence MLLGAGAAPAHAAGPPEVTKGPCQYTETPDEPAARPVPLPRDPRHTPDRGTVTTTLVTNLGLIPLTLDRAQAPCTVQSFLHLVRHRFYNRTICHRLTTYPTLKVLQCGDPSGTGSGGPGYRYRDELPTDLPPAPTDPTGERKVYARGVLAMANAGPDTNGSQFFLVFADSALRPNYTIFGSVRPLGLHTLDRIAAGGVAPTADDPAPVDGAPALRTKIHLAI from the coding sequence CTGCTGCTCGGCGCCGGAGCCGCTCCGGCGCACGCCGCCGGGCCGCCGGAGGTGACGAAGGGGCCCTGCCAGTACACCGAGACTCCGGACGAGCCGGCGGCGCGCCCGGTGCCGCTGCCGCGCGATCCAAGGCACACGCCGGACCGTGGCACGGTGACCACCACCCTGGTCACCAACCTCGGCCTGATCCCGCTGACCCTCGACCGCGCCCAGGCGCCGTGCACCGTGCAGAGTTTCCTGCACCTGGTGCGACACAGGTTCTACAACCGGACCATCTGCCACCGGCTCACCACCTACCCGACGCTGAAGGTGTTGCAGTGCGGCGACCCGTCGGGTACGGGCTCGGGCGGCCCCGGATACCGGTACCGGGACGAGCTGCCGACCGACCTGCCGCCCGCGCCCACCGACCCGACCGGCGAGCGGAAGGTCTACGCCCGCGGCGTGCTGGCGATGGCCAACGCCGGGCCGGACACCAACGGCAGCCAGTTCTTCCTGGTCTTCGCCGACTCGGCGCTGCGGCCGAACTACACGATCTTCGGCAGCGTACGGCCACTCGGCCTGCACACCCTCGACCGGATCGCGGCGGGCGGTGTGGCGCCGACAGCCGACGACCCGGCCCCGGTCGACGGCGCTCCGGCGCTGCGCACGAAGATCCACCTGGCGATCTAG
- a CDS encoding type II toxin-antitoxin system RelE/ParE family toxin, with product MAWGTVELEPEVEKWLESLPTAQFAHAAFYIDLLAEQGPLLGEPYTKQLDRKLRELRFHLERRAVRITYWIATDRRIILLTVFHKTRMRDEREIDRARRALARCTDEAHEIVDEEG from the coding sequence ATGGCCTGGGGTACCGTTGAGCTTGAGCCGGAGGTGGAGAAGTGGCTGGAGAGCCTGCCGACCGCTCAGTTCGCCCACGCGGCGTTCTACATCGACCTGCTCGCTGAACAAGGGCCGCTGCTGGGCGAGCCCTACACGAAGCAGCTCGATCGGAAGCTGCGCGAGTTGCGGTTCCACCTCGAGCGGCGGGCAGTCCGGATCACCTACTGGATCGCGACCGACAGGAGGATCATCCTGCTGACGGTTTTTCACAAGACGCGGATGCGGGACGAGCGGGAGATTGACCGGGCACGCCGGGCGTTGGCGCGGTGCACCGACGAGGCGCACGAGATTGTGGACGAGGAAGGCTAG
- a CDS encoding formylglycine-generating enzyme family protein: MVWIPGGQFGMGSDDHYPEERPAHPVQVDGFLVDVHAVTNRQFSEFVADTGHVTVAERAPHPASYPGADPADLVPGALVFQGTDGPVDLTDHRLWWRFVPGACWRHPEGPGSSVEDRQDHPVVQVGYADALGYARWAGKSLPTEAQWEYAARGGLDGAPYAWGDEFTPDGQVLANTWHGRFPWENLAPAGFRGTAPVRSFPPNGFGLYEVCGNVWEWTRDLYTARHPAPAQSCCAPPDPRRNPRGGDLRGSLDSGTGLPRRVVKGGSWLCAPSYCRRYRPAARQPQSVDTASNHMGFRCVGKP, from the coding sequence ATGGTCTGGATCCCCGGCGGGCAGTTCGGCATGGGCTCGGACGACCACTATCCGGAGGAACGGCCCGCCCACCCCGTCCAGGTCGACGGCTTCCTCGTCGACGTCCACGCGGTCACCAACCGGCAGTTCTCCGAGTTCGTCGCCGACACCGGACACGTCACCGTGGCCGAACGCGCGCCGCACCCGGCGAGCTACCCCGGCGCCGACCCGGCCGACCTGGTGCCCGGAGCACTCGTCTTCCAGGGCACGGACGGGCCGGTCGACCTGACCGACCACCGGCTGTGGTGGCGGTTCGTGCCGGGCGCGTGCTGGCGGCACCCCGAGGGGCCGGGCAGTTCCGTCGAGGACCGGCAGGACCATCCCGTGGTCCAGGTCGGCTACGCCGACGCGCTCGGGTACGCACGGTGGGCGGGGAAGAGCCTGCCGACCGAGGCGCAGTGGGAGTACGCGGCACGCGGCGGGCTCGACGGCGCGCCCTACGCCTGGGGCGACGAGTTCACCCCGGACGGGCAGGTCCTGGCCAACACCTGGCACGGGCGCTTCCCCTGGGAGAACCTGGCACCCGCCGGCTTCCGCGGCACCGCACCGGTGCGGTCCTTCCCGCCCAACGGATTCGGGCTGTACGAGGTGTGCGGCAACGTGTGGGAGTGGACCCGCGACCTCTACACGGCCCGCCACCCGGCGCCCGCGCAGTCCTGCTGCGCGCCCCCGGACCCGCGGCGCAACCCCCGGGGCGGTGACCTCCGGGGCAGCCTCGACAGCGGCACCGGACTTCCCCGCCGGGTCGTCAAGGGCGGCTCCTGGCTCTGCGCGCCGTCGTACTGCCGGCGCTACCGGCCGGCGGCCCGGCAGCCCCAGTCGGTCGACACCGCCAGCAACCACATGGGATTCCGTTGCGTGGGCAAGCCGTGA
- a CDS encoding sulfatase-like hydrolase/transferase: MGFVGDHMSPYDERGVTVPGYLVDDASAREELAELQGAVSYLDDCVGRVLTKFDDLGLTDDTIVLFVTDHGLALPRAKCTLYDPGLEIALLVRAPGLGWQGGRTVTDLVSGVDLVPTLLDALGLPIPTDVAGISQVPAIRGTARRPHPAIFGQLTFHDYYDPRRCVRTGSRKLIVNFSSAPSIMDASQSWHRRCTPRLAPGTVTASHPLAELYDLDADPYEMSNVLDDPRHADDRVTLLATLYDWLAQVDDPLLAGPVRSPAHTGAMHALQPGTERP, encoded by the coding sequence ATGGGCTTCGTCGGCGACCACATGTCGCCGTACGACGAGCGCGGGGTCACCGTGCCCGGCTATCTCGTCGACGACGCGAGCGCGCGGGAGGAACTCGCGGAACTCCAGGGCGCGGTGAGCTACCTGGACGACTGTGTGGGCCGGGTTCTGACCAAGTTCGACGACCTGGGGCTGACCGACGACACGATCGTGCTCTTCGTCACCGACCACGGGCTCGCGCTGCCGAGGGCGAAATGCACCCTCTACGACCCGGGACTCGAAATCGCGCTGCTGGTTCGGGCGCCGGGGCTCGGCTGGCAGGGCGGCCGGACCGTCACCGACCTCGTCTCCGGGGTCGATCTGGTGCCGACGCTGCTCGACGCGCTCGGACTGCCCATCCCGACCGACGTCGCGGGCATCAGCCAGGTGCCGGCGATCAGGGGGACGGCACGCCGGCCGCACCCGGCGATCTTCGGTCAGCTCACCTTCCACGACTACTACGACCCGCGCCGGTGTGTGCGGACCGGCTCGCGGAAGCTCATCGTGAACTTCAGCTCCGCGCCGTCGATCATGGATGCCAGCCAGTCGTGGCACCGGCGGTGTACGCCGCGCCTGGCGCCAGGCACCGTCACCGCCAGCCATCCGCTCGCCGAACTCTACGACCTCGACGCCGACCCGTACGAGATGTCGAATGTGCTGGACGACCCGCGCCATGCCGACGACCGGGTGACGCTGCTCGCCACCCTGTACGACTGGCTGGCACAGGTCGACGATCCGCTGCTCGCCGGCCCGGTGCGTTCTCCCGCGCATACTGGGGCGATGCACGCGCTCCAGCCCGGAACGGAACGGCCGTGA